A single window of Rhodospirillaceae bacterium DNA harbors:
- a CDS encoding NAD-dependent succinate-semialdehyde dehydrogenase, which yields MNHSKTLPLKDHSLLKPQAYIAGKWLGADNQKTIAVKNPANGQVISEIPHMGQGETKRAIEAAHAAWPVWRAKSAKERSQILRKWYDLILQNQEDLALIMTAEQGKPLVESRSEVAYGASFIEWFAEEGKRVYGDVIPHSQSDKRIVVLKQPVGVVAAITPWNFPNAMITRKCGPALAAGCTIVIKPATQTPLSAFALVVLAERAGFPAGVINIVTGSAQEIGKELTTNPLVRKVSFTGSTEVGKILMQQCAGTVKKLSLELGGNAPFIVFDDADIDAAVEGAIASKFRNAGQTCVCANRLLVQDKIYDSFAKKLTEAVTKLKIGNGAESGVQQGPLIDMKAIAKIEQHIEDALKKGAKLIAGGKKHTLGHSFFEPTVMTGVTGAMLVAHEETFGPLAPLFRFKTEQEAIQLANATEYGLAGYFYSRDLARVWRVAEALECGIVGINTGIISTEVAPFGGIKESGMGREGSKYGIEDFIEIKYLCIGGIHPV from the coding sequence ATGAACCATTCAAAAACACTGCCTTTAAAAGATCACAGCCTTTTGAAACCGCAAGCCTATATTGCTGGAAAATGGTTGGGTGCGGACAATCAAAAAACCATTGCCGTCAAAAATCCGGCAAATGGGCAAGTAATATCAGAAATCCCTCATATGGGTCAGGGGGAAACCAAGCGCGCGATCGAAGCGGCCCATGCGGCTTGGCCCGTCTGGCGGGCAAAATCCGCGAAGGAACGGTCGCAAATATTGCGGAAATGGTATGATTTGATTTTGCAAAACCAGGAAGATTTGGCTTTAATCATGACGGCAGAGCAAGGAAAGCCCCTGGTCGAATCGAGATCAGAGGTTGCCTATGGCGCGTCCTTTATTGAATGGTTTGCCGAAGAGGGCAAGCGCGTTTATGGCGATGTCATCCCTCACTCGCAATCCGATAAGCGGATTGTTGTTTTAAAACAGCCGGTCGGTGTGGTGGCTGCCATCACCCCTTGGAATTTCCCTAATGCGATGATCACGCGTAAATGCGGCCCTGCTTTGGCTGCTGGCTGCACCATCGTAATCAAACCGGCTACCCAAACGCCGCTTTCTGCTTTTGCATTAGTGGTGTTGGCGGAACGTGCGGGTTTTCCAGCTGGCGTAATCAATATTGTTACTGGCTCCGCGCAAGAAATTGGTAAGGAATTAACCACCAATCCCTTGGTACGCAAAGTCAGCTTTACGGGATCAACGGAGGTTGGGAAGATATTGATGCAGCAATGTGCTGGCACGGTTAAAAAGCTGTCTCTTGAATTAGGGGGCAATGCCCCTTTCATCGTTTTTGATGATGCGGATATCGATGCAGCGGTTGAGGGGGCGATCGCTTCCAAATTCCGCAATGCCGGTCAAACTTGCGTGTGCGCTAACCGCTTGTTGGTACAAGACAAAATATATGACAGTTTTGCCAAGAAATTAACCGAAGCAGTTACAAAATTAAAAATTGGCAATGGGGCAGAATCAGGGGTACAACAGGGCCCTTTGATTGATATGAAAGCGATTGCCAAAATTGAGCAGCATATTGAAGATGCGCTGAAAAAAGGTGCAAAATTGATTGCTGGCGGAAAAAAGCATACCCTAGGGCATAGTTTTTTTGAACCAACTGTTATGACGGGTGTTACGGGTGCCATGCTGGTGGCTCACGAGGAGACTTTTGGCCCCCTGGCCCCTTTATTCCGGTTTAAAACGGAACAAGAAGCCATTCAACTGGCGAACGCCACTGAATATGGATTGGCAGGTTATTTTTACAGCCGTGATCTTGCCCGCGTGTGGCGGGTTGCCGAAGCGCTGGAATGCGGGATTGTGGGTATTAACACCGGCATTATTTCAACTGAAGTGGCGCCGTTCGGGGGGATTAAAGAAAGCGGTATGGGTCGGGAAGGTTCTAAATATGGCATCGAAGATTTTATTGAGATAAAGTATCTTTGTATTGGCGGCATTCACCCTGTTTAA
- a CDS encoding acyl-CoA dehydrogenase, whose translation MVRYAPPIREMTFVLEEIVQLPEILGFQNTHKKGLPKFDTSRFEQAQRFATEYLLPLSEPTKIEESIYHDGQVICPPGFDRAFREFYQQEWLLPLSNPNVSTPINWSLQVALQEIWHAACPSLASIWISTISALDAIKQFGSPALQEIFLPALSQGKMTASIDITEEQAGSDLRAIKTRAWPVGNHHRISGQKQWVTYGQHSLTEQKIHLTLAKLQGSPMTGDNLSLFMVPQYTGTPQNQELPNDVFCQGLESKLALTGCPISSINFGPQAGAIGFALGDITKGHFYTEHMLQTQRLLVCTQTLGISERVYQESVFFARARIQGQAHKNSGSVPIIMHPDVRRVLMTMRSLIQAMRSGVYFAAGALDRARNHFDPAEQYRYRSLFTLLLPILKNWCSQYSIQITTLAMQIHAAAGNRKDSAILQSLHNAFASLTFGGTNGMLAQQVITSELLEKNGASVRIFLDGMRETIPALTRELTEDGASIRFSLEAGIDALEETTDWILENYRQNSARILAGANPYIHLFGTVYMGWLLAEGTIASKRLLGMAKIDPAVHQNRLLIAKFYADSILPQAEQDAITVMGGCSSILELPIISF comes from the coding sequence ATGGTCAGATATGCCCCACCCATTCGAGAAATGACCTTTGTTTTGGAAGAAATAGTTCAGCTTCCGGAAATTCTGGGGTTTCAGAATACACACAAAAAAGGCCTGCCGAAATTTGACACTAGTCGTTTTGAACAAGCCCAGCGTTTTGCAACCGAGTATCTTTTGCCCTTATCGGAACCTACCAAAATTGAAGAAAGTATTTATCATGATGGGCAAGTTATCTGCCCACCTGGCTTTGATCGGGCTTTTCGGGAATTCTATCAACAAGAATGGTTGCTGCCACTAAGCAACCCGAATGTTTCAACCCCTATCAATTGGTCCTTGCAAGTTGCCTTGCAAGAAATTTGGCATGCAGCTTGCCCCTCTTTAGCTTCCATCTGGATTTCCACCATCAGTGCCTTAGATGCCATCAAACAATTTGGCAGTCCCGCCCTTCAGGAGATTTTTCTGCCAGCCCTTTCTCAGGGAAAAATGACGGCTTCTATCGATATTACCGAAGAACAAGCGGGCTCAGATCTTCGTGCCATCAAAACCCGGGCTTGGCCTGTCGGTAATCATCACCGGATTAGCGGCCAGAAACAATGGGTAACGTATGGACAACATTCTTTAACGGAACAGAAAATTCACTTAACTTTAGCTAAATTGCAAGGCAGCCCGATGACGGGGGACAATTTATCTTTATTTATGGTCCCCCAATATACCGGCACACCCCAAAATCAAGAGTTGCCTAATGATGTGTTTTGCCAGGGCTTGGAAAGTAAATTAGCGTTAACCGGCTGCCCTATTTCGTCTATCAATTTTGGACCGCAAGCAGGCGCTATTGGATTCGCCCTCGGTGATATAACGAAAGGTCATTTTTACACCGAGCACATGTTACAAACACAACGATTACTCGTTTGCACCCAAACATTGGGGATATCGGAACGGGTTTATCAGGAAAGTGTTTTTTTTGCGCGTGCCCGCATCCAAGGGCAGGCCCATAAAAATTCAGGCAGTGTCCCCATTATTATGCATCCCGATGTCCGTCGCGTTTTAATGACAATGCGCTCGCTGATCCAAGCCATGCGTAGCGGTGTTTATTTTGCAGCTGGCGCCCTTGATCGCGCCCGGAACCATTTTGACCCTGCCGAACAATATCGCTACCGATCCTTATTTACGTTGTTATTACCGATATTAAAAAACTGGTGCAGCCAATATTCCATTCAGATCACCACCCTTGCCATGCAAATTCATGCAGCCGCTGGCAATAGAAAAGATTCGGCTATCCTGCAAAGCCTGCATAATGCTTTTGCGTCCTTAACCTTCGGGGGAACCAACGGGATGTTAGCGCAACAGGTTATCACCAGTGAATTACTGGAAAAGAACGGGGCTTCCGTCCGGATATTTTTAGATGGCATGCGTGAAACTATCCCCGCCTTAACCCGTGAATTGACGGAAGATGGAGCCTCTATCCGTTTTTCACTCGAGGCCGGTATTGATGCCTTAGAAGAAACAACCGATTGGATTTTGGAAAATTACCGCCAAAATTCCGCACGAATTTTGGCCGGTGCCAACCCCTATATCCATTTATTCGGGACAGTCTATATGGGTTGGTTGTTAGCGGAGGGGACGATCGCCAGCAAGCGGTTACTAGGCATGGCAAAAATTGATCCGGCTGTTCATCAAAACAGGCTATTGATTGCCAAATTTTATGCTGACAGTATTTTACCCCAAGCTGAGCAAGATGCCATTACAGTGATGGGGGGATGTTCCTCGATTTTGGAATTACCGATCATTTCTTTCTGA
- a CDS encoding cell division protein ZapA, giving the protein MSTVKINILDHQYDISCDNGMEDHVRKLAQEFSLRLQELRKSSGAMDENRLLIVTGLLLINELHENRGSEQKTARSPDPKVVGLMEIVEKLIKRIESLAEKLEKR; this is encoded by the coding sequence ATGAGCACGGTTAAAATTAATATTCTGGATCACCAATATGATATTTCCTGTGACAATGGGATGGAAGATCATGTGAGAAAACTAGCTCAGGAGTTTTCTTTGCGGTTGCAAGAATTAAGAAAATCTTCTGGTGCAATGGATGAGAATCGGTTGTTGATCGTAACAGGATTATTGCTGATAAATGAGTTACATGAAAATCGGGGTAGCGAGCAAAAAACCGCGAGGTCCCCTGATCCAAAAGTGGTTGGTTTGATGGAAATAGTAGAAAAATTAATTAAACGTATCGAAAGCCTTGCTGAAAAATTAGAGAAGCGGTAG
- a CDS encoding nicotinate phosphoribosyltransferase, with translation MMIHESFSETQISQWTDKYFASTKKIVEKFGDNKVTYAVFMRRPVVSAPKLAIDWLNQIAKLRQTTFEIECLYPEGKWVGAGEPILYITGQFSQLVDLETLFLQKLGPACVAAFNAYTMCADLPKVAFIAMDARHCAGLEMAEIMAYAASVGSDRAKRKVGAKGFIGNATAATAHYFNRSDALGTMPHALIGYAGSTLRAVELYQQTFPTEPVTALVDYFGKEITDSLEVCHKFRNLIAQEKLSIRLDTPGSRFIEGLDQAKSYAVLDKVAPQAIRGYRTEAELKYLVGAGVSAAAVFCLREALDAHGFQKVKIVVSSGFDPAKCKVMAEAKAPIDVVGTGSYLPLIWTETYATGDIIEYNGQQRVKIGREFLFRKNPKT, from the coding sequence ATGATGATACATGAATCTTTTTCCGAAACCCAAATTAGCCAATGGACAGACAAGTATTTTGCAAGCACGAAAAAAATCGTGGAGAAATTTGGCGACAATAAGGTGACTTATGCGGTTTTCATGCGTCGTCCGGTTGTGTCGGCCCCTAAACTGGCGATTGATTGGCTCAATCAAATTGCCAAACTTCGCCAGACAACATTTGAGATCGAATGTCTTTACCCGGAAGGAAAATGGGTGGGGGCGGGGGAGCCGATTTTATACATCACCGGCCAATTTTCCCAACTAGTTGATTTAGAAACCTTGTTTTTGCAGAAATTAGGGCCAGCTTGCGTGGCGGCTTTTAACGCCTATACCATGTGTGCGGATCTGCCAAAAGTTGCTTTCATTGCGATGGATGCTCGCCATTGTGCAGGGCTTGAGATGGCAGAAATCATGGCTTATGCGGCCAGTGTCGGCTCCGATCGGGCGAAGCGTAAAGTGGGGGCTAAGGGATTTATTGGCAATGCCACGGCAGCCACGGCCCATTATTTTAACCGCTCCGATGCCTTAGGTACAATGCCACATGCCTTAATTGGGTATGCGGGATCAACATTACGGGCAGTTGAGTTATACCAACAAACTTTCCCAACGGAGCCTGTAACGGCCTTGGTCGATTATTTTGGCAAAGAAATTACTGATAGTTTGGAAGTTTGCCATAAATTCCGTAATCTGATTGCCCAAGAAAAGCTAAGTATCCGTTTAGATACGCCAGGCAGCCGTTTTATCGAAGGATTGGATCAGGCTAAATCTTATGCAGTCTTAGATAAAGTTGCCCCTCAGGCAATTCGCGGTTACCGAACGGAAGCAGAATTAAAATATCTGGTGGGGGCAGGGGTTTCTGCCGCTGCGGTTTTTTGCTTAAGGGAAGCTTTGGATGCCCACGGTTTCCAAAAAGTTAAAATTGTTGTTTCATCTGGTTTTGATCCTGCCAAATGTAAAGTGATGGCGGAAGCCAAAGCGCCGATTGATGTGGTTGGCACCGGTTCTTATTTGCCGCTGATTTGGACGGAAACCTATGCCACGGGTGATATCATTGAATATAACGGCCAACAACGGGTCAAAATTGGTCGTGAGTTTTTATTCCGCAAAAATCCAAAAACCTAA
- a CDS encoding YebC/PmpR family DNA-binding transcriptional regulator, whose product MAGHSQFKNIMHRKGIQDAKRAKIFTKLIRELTTAARQGAVDLSINPRLRAAVTSARIANMPRDTIDRAIKRGAGHEDGTMYDSVRYEGFGPAGIAIIVEALTDNRNRTASEIRTAFNKHGGNLGESNSVSFMFQRKGVVTIPKNQISGDELLEIVLEIGADDLQSDEEHHYVTTAIESFGQVRDELEKKIGNIKEAKLSWIANSTNLVGGETAESLMKLMDALEDSDDVQAIFMNAEIDET is encoded by the coding sequence ATGGCAGGTCATTCGCAATTTAAAAATATTATGCACCGCAAAGGCATTCAAGATGCCAAGCGGGCAAAAATTTTCACCAAATTAATTCGGGAATTAACGACTGCCGCTCGGCAAGGGGCGGTAGATCTAAGTATTAACCCCCGGCTGCGGGCAGCGGTGACATCGGCAAGAATCGCCAACATGCCGCGGGATACGATTGATCGGGCAATTAAACGCGGTGCAGGCCATGAAGATGGCACGATGTACGACTCCGTCCGTTATGAAGGATTTGGTCCTGCAGGGATTGCAATTATTGTGGAGGCGTTAACCGATAACCGGAACCGGACGGCATCAGAGATCCGCACAGCTTTTAATAAGCATGGTGGCAATCTGGGGGAAAGCAACAGTGTTTCTTTTATGTTTCAACGTAAGGGCGTTGTCACTATTCCTAAGAATCAGATCAGTGGTGATGAATTATTAGAAATTGTTTTAGAGATTGGGGCGGATGATCTTCAATCCGATGAGGAACATCATTATGTTACAACTGCCATTGAGAGTTTTGGCCAAGTGCGGGATGAATTAGAAAAGAAGATCGGCAATATCAAAGAAGCAAAATTGTCTTGGATTGCCAACAGCACTAATTTAGTTGGTGGAGAAACAGCCGAAAGTTTGATGAAATTGATGGATGCTTTAGAAGATAGCGATGATGTCCAAGCTATTTTTATGAATGCGGAAATTGACGAAACTTAA
- a CDS encoding CoA transferase, whose translation MIGSLTGIRVLDLTRILAGPSCTQLLGDLGAEVIKIEKPGAGDDTRKWGPPYVKNSKGQESTESAYYLSANRNKKSLAIDIAQKPGQDLIKNLAGSCDILIENFKVGDMEKYGLAYPQLSPDFPQLIYCSITGFGQNGPYAARPGYDFLAQAMGGLMSITGELNGQPMKVGVAVADLMCGMYAAVAVLAALNHRHHHQHGQYIDLGLLDTQVAWLANVGMNYLTSGQTPQRFGNEHPNIVPYTVMPCQDGHFVLAIGNDQQFQKFCQVAQCFQISEDPRFNTNHQRVKNRSILYPLLQDITRQHPQKYWVDQLTTMGVPCSPVNNIAQVFEDPQILARNMKIKMDYPLSSSQEVELIGNPIKMSATPVTYRTAPPRLGEHTEEVLKDILNLSRSEILALRKKNIVG comes from the coding sequence ATGATCGGCTCTTTAACAGGTATTCGGGTTCTTGATCTGACAAGGATTTTGGCGGGCCCCAGTTGCACGCAGCTTTTGGGTGATTTGGGAGCAGAGGTGATCAAAATAGAAAAACCCGGCGCAGGGGACGATACCAGAAAATGGGGTCCTCCTTACGTCAAAAACAGTAAGGGCCAGGAAAGCACGGAAAGCGCTTATTATTTATCTGCAAACCGTAATAAAAAATCCTTAGCCATCGATATTGCCCAAAAACCCGGCCAGGATTTAATTAAAAATTTAGCGGGCAGCTGTGATATATTGATTGAAAATTTCAAAGTTGGCGATATGGAAAAATACGGCCTGGCCTATCCGCAATTATCACCGGACTTCCCCCAATTAATTTATTGTTCCATTACGGGATTTGGCCAAAACGGTCCCTATGCTGCAAGACCTGGTTATGATTTTTTAGCACAGGCAATGGGTGGGTTAATGAGTATTACCGGTGAATTAAACGGTCAGCCGATGAAGGTTGGGGTGGCTGTGGCCGATTTAATGTGTGGCATGTATGCAGCAGTTGCCGTATTGGCCGCCCTTAACCACCGCCATCACCATCAGCACGGCCAATATATTGATTTGGGTTTGTTGGATACCCAAGTGGCCTGGCTTGCCAATGTTGGGATGAATTATTTGACCTCAGGTCAGACGCCTCAACGTTTTGGCAATGAACATCCAAACATCGTTCCTTATACCGTGATGCCCTGCCAAGATGGTCATTTTGTTTTAGCCATCGGCAATGACCAGCAATTCCAAAAATTCTGTCAAGTAGCTCAATGTTTCCAAATTAGTGAAGATCCGCGGTTTAATACTAATCATCAACGAGTCAAAAACCGCAGTATTTTATACCCGTTGTTGCAAGATATCACCCGTCAACATCCTCAAAAATATTGGGTCGACCAATTAACAACCATGGGCGTACCTTGCAGCCCCGTCAATAATATTGCCCAAGTTTTTGAGGATCCGCAAATTCTAGCACGGAACATGAAAATAAAGATGGATTATCCTTTGTCTTCTTCCCAAGAGGTTGAATTAATCGGCAACCCCATTAAAATGTCAGCTACCCCTGTCACTTACCGGACGGCTCCCCCCCGCCTTGGCGAACACACGGAGGAAGTTTTAAAAGATATCCTAAACCTTTCCCGCTCTGAAATTTTAGCTTTGCGAAAAAAGAATATTGTTGGGTAA
- a CDS encoding TIGR00282 family metallophosphoesterase yields the protein MRLLFLGDIIGRSGREVAERHVPNLRKLLKLDVVVANGENAAAGFGITGQICQAFYQLGVDVITTGNHIWDQKETLSGIQKDPRLIRPANFPPGTPGKGSYLHQTPKGEKILVINVMGRLYMETLDDPFAAVEKELSMQRLGGSVAAIMVDFHAEASSEKMAMGHYLDGRVSAVLGTHTHVPTADAQILPGGTAYQTDAGMCGDYNSVIGMDKTAPIQRFTKKLPTDRLTPALGQGTLCGVFIETDPTTGLAKIIQPVRLDGRLQNTDLQAIL from the coding sequence ATGCGTTTATTGTTTTTGGGCGATATTATCGGTCGCAGCGGACGGGAAGTGGCAGAACGCCATGTGCCGAATTTGCGCAAGTTGCTGAAATTAGATGTAGTGGTTGCCAATGGCGAGAATGCCGCTGCAGGTTTCGGCATTACGGGACAAATCTGCCAAGCATTTTATCAGTTAGGCGTGGATGTTATTACGACTGGTAACCATATTTGGGATCAAAAAGAAACATTGTCTGGGATCCAAAAAGATCCTCGATTGATAAGGCCAGCCAACTTCCCGCCGGGCACGCCTGGAAAGGGCAGTTATCTCCATCAAACGCCTAAAGGCGAGAAAATATTGGTTATTAATGTAATGGGCCGGTTATATATGGAAACTTTAGACGACCCCTTTGCGGCGGTGGAGAAAGAATTATCTATGCAGCGGTTGGGGGGTAGTGTTGCGGCCATTATGGTGGATTTCCACGCGGAAGCCAGCAGTGAGAAAATGGCCATGGGGCATTATTTGGATGGCAGGGTTTCTGCCGTTTTGGGTACGCATACCCATGTGCCGACGGCTGATGCCCAAATCTTACCTGGGGGAACAGCTTACCAGACCGACGCTGGTATGTGCGGGGATTACAATTCGGTGATCGGTATGGATAAAACAGCACCCATTCAACGTTTTACTAAGAAATTGCCAACCGATCGCTTGACGCCTGCTTTAGGGCAAGGAACTTTATGTGGCGTCTTTATTGAAACAGATCCTACCACAGGGCTTGCCAAAATAATTCAACCGGTACGGCTGGACGGTCGGTTACAAAATACGGATTTGCAGGCAATCCTCTAA
- the hemB gene encoding porphobilinogen synthase: MIFTPSFIKKSTAPFSANGQFPSTRLRRNRLHPWYRRLLAENTLQATDLILPVFIHEGREDQIPIPAMPGIHRLSLDHLLKTASQAAKLGIPAIAIFPVVPTEKKSDDAKEAYNPNNLCNQAIRAIKKNVPEIGVICDVALDPYTPHGHDGLMINEEIHNDQTVEVLCKQALAQAEAGADMVAPSDMMDGRIGAIRQSLDQSGFINCAILSYAVKYASSFYGPFRQAVGSARALGKKDKRTYQMNPANSDEALRECDLDIKEGADILMVKPGLPYLDILYRVKTTFQMPTFVYQVSGEYAMIQSAGQNGWGDSTKLMLESLLAFKRAGANAILTYAALDVASKLDQLEM, from the coding sequence ATGATTTTCACCCCTTCTTTTATTAAAAAATCCACAGCTCCCTTTTCAGCAAATGGCCAATTTCCAAGCACCCGCTTAAGGCGCAACCGCCTACATCCTTGGTATCGCCGATTATTGGCAGAAAATACTTTACAGGCAACTGACCTAATTTTACCGGTCTTTATTCATGAAGGTAGGGAAGACCAAATACCAATACCTGCAATGCCGGGCATCCATCGATTATCCCTTGATCATCTATTAAAAACCGCTTCCCAGGCAGCCAAACTTGGCATTCCGGCGATTGCCATTTTTCCGGTGGTACCTACCGAGAAAAAATCTGATGATGCGAAAGAAGCATATAACCCCAACAACCTTTGCAATCAAGCCATTCGGGCAATTAAAAAAAATGTGCCTGAAATCGGCGTAATTTGTGACGTTGCGTTAGATCCCTATACGCCCCACGGCCATGATGGATTAATGATCAACGAAGAAATTCATAATGATCAAACCGTTGAAGTTTTGTGTAAGCAAGCGTTAGCCCAGGCAGAAGCAGGGGCAGATATGGTCGCACCCTCCGATATGATGGACGGTCGCATTGGCGCTATCAGGCAAAGTTTGGATCAATCAGGCTTTATCAACTGCGCCATCCTTTCCTATGCCGTCAAATACGCGTCTTCTTTCTACGGCCCCTTCAGGCAAGCGGTAGGATCAGCCAGAGCTCTTGGCAAAAAAGACAAAAGAACATACCAAATGAACCCCGCCAACAGTGATGAAGCCTTGCGGGAGTGCGATTTGGATATCAAGGAAGGTGCAGATATTTTAATGGTTAAACCGGGATTGCCTTATTTGGATATCCTATACCGCGTGAAAACCACCTTCCAAATGCCGACTTTCGTTTATCAAGTGAGTGGCGAATACGCCATGATCCAAAGCGCTGGACAAAACGGCTGGGGGGATTCAACAAAATTAATGCTGGAAAGTTTGCTGGCCTTTAAAAGGGCAGGTGCCAATGCAATTCTGACCTATGCAGCCCTTGACGTGGCAAGTAAGCTGGATCAATTAGAGATGTAA
- a CDS encoding LysE family transporter, whose protein sequence is MGAEEYGLLMLVIKGASIGFVIGIPVGPTALLLIRRTIVSGWAGGLSVSAGAAFADAVYGGVAAYGLSLVGNFFIYYKEWVSVIGFIILVSLGIVEWRSHPPDPLANNPTDPKTLIRGFAVSLSITFFNPMTLFSMTAIMAGFGVLGQGVGKLGDPVYGDFAIILFIIALFLGSLIWWTLLTLITKFIKNRLSQKMLLRLSRFSAILLVGFGIYVLTHTFQMTEEQSNNNLDDLAPNSISFMPKEVGFVFLG, encoded by the coding sequence ATGGGTGCAGAAGAATATGGGTTGCTGATGCTGGTAATCAAGGGCGCCTCAATCGGATTTGTGATAGGCATTCCCGTTGGGCCGACTGCATTGCTGCTCATACGACGCACTATTGTATCGGGTTGGGCTGGCGGGCTATCTGTAAGTGCAGGGGCAGCTTTTGCCGATGCTGTTTATGGAGGGGTTGCGGCCTATGGTTTATCGCTAGTAGGCAATTTTTTTATCTATTACAAAGAATGGGTTAGTGTAATTGGTTTTATTATTTTAGTGAGTTTGGGGATTGTGGAATGGCGTTCGCATCCGCCCGATCCTTTGGCCAATAACCCAACCGATCCCAAAACCCTTATCAGGGGTTTTGCGGTTTCTTTGTCCATTACCTTTTTTAATCCCATGACCTTGTTTTCGATGACGGCGATAATGGCTGGATTTGGCGTATTGGGACAAGGGGTTGGCAAGTTAGGTGATCCGGTTTATGGGGATTTCGCGATTATATTATTCATTATAGCCCTTTTTCTAGGATCTTTGATCTGGTGGACATTATTAACCCTCATAACAAAATTTATTAAAAACCGCTTAAGCCAAAAAATGCTCTTAAGATTAAGCCGCTTCTCAGCTATTTTATTGGTTGGTTTTGGCATCTATGTCTTGACCCATACCTTTCAAATGACCGAAGAGCAGAGCAATAACAATCTTGATGATCTGGCCCCAAATTCCATTAGCTTTATGCCCAAGGAGGTAGGCTTTGTTTTCCTTGGATAA
- a CDS encoding 5-formyltetrahydrofolate cyclo-ligase: protein MPQTSKNRKQELRLLYQSIRQQLGAQATELNKKITQQLQGYLSNRQGDVLAGYEPVNGEVDPRELMGYWHQEGNAVGLPVVINKEYPLIFRLWQPGISLVKPNGPGGSVPSADMPEIFPAVILVPLLAFDRLGNRLGYGGGYYDRTIYFLRRHRLVHIVGVGFSCQEAKALPTNRYDQKLDVVITEEEVIPILPSTTKRPRVNNNG, encoded by the coding sequence ATGCCGCAAACATCAAAAAACCGAAAACAAGAGTTGCGATTGCTTTATCAGTCCATACGGCAGCAATTGGGTGCTCAGGCAACAGAACTCAATAAAAAAATTACCCAGCAATTACAAGGCTATTTAAGCAATCGCCAAGGGGATGTATTGGCGGGATATGAGCCTGTTAATGGAGAAGTTGATCCACGGGAATTAATGGGATATTGGCATCAAGAGGGTAATGCTGTGGGATTGCCGGTGGTGATTAATAAAGAATATCCCCTAATTTTTCGTCTTTGGCAGCCTGGAATCTCCTTAGTTAAACCAAATGGTCCGGGAGGATCTGTACCTTCGGCCGATATGCCGGAAATTTTCCCTGCCGTTATTTTAGTGCCTTTATTGGCTTTTGATCGTTTAGGTAACCGTTTGGGATATGGCGGCGGATATTATGATAGGACCATTTATTTCTTAAGGCGCCACCGGTTGGTCCATATTGTGGGTGTCGGTTTTTCTTGTCAGGAAGCGAAGGCTTTACCAACGAATAGATATGATCAGAAATTGGATGTGGTTATTACGGAGGAGGAAGTTATCCCTATTCTACCTTCTACCACGAAACGTCCAAGGGTAAATAATAACGGGTAA
- the ruvX gene encoding Holliday junction resolvase RuvX translates to MIITRQEFLLLHKSRHSRIIGLDVGEKTIGIALSDAGLIIASPLRTIKRQKFHRDYMELQKTIDEFQIYVVVIGFPLNMNGSEGPRCQSVQQFAKNIIQKKDIPIIFWDERLSTMAVNRQMIDADISRQKRDKLVDKLAATYILQGFLDSFSSTLIATSSSI, encoded by the coding sequence ATGATTATTACCAGACAAGAATTTTTACTTTTGCACAAATCTCGCCATTCCCGGATCATAGGCTTGGATGTCGGGGAGAAAACCATTGGCATAGCACTGAGTGATGCAGGATTAATCATTGCCTCCCCTTTACGCACCATCAAGCGGCAAAAATTTCACCGAGATTACATGGAATTGCAAAAAACCATTGATGAATTTCAGATATATGTGGTCGTCATCGGATTTCCTCTCAATATGAATGGCAGTGAAGGGCCAAGATGCCAATCGGTGCAGCAATTTGCCAAAAACATTATCCAAAAAAAAGATATCCCGATTATTTTCTGGGATGAACGGTTATCCACCATGGCCGTCAATCGGCAGATGATTGACGCGGATATCTCCCGGCAGAAAAGGGATAAACTGGTTGATAAACTGGCAGCCACCTATATATTACAAGGTTTTCTGGATAGTTTTTCATCCACCTTGATCGCGACATCATCAAGCATATAA